A genomic region of Thunnus albacares chromosome 2, fThuAlb1.1, whole genome shotgun sequence contains the following coding sequences:
- the zdhhc8b gene encoding palmitoyltransferase ZDHHC8B produces the protein MPNSAGKRFKPTKYIPVSTAATLLVGSTTLFFVFTCPWLTKVISPAVPLYNGLVFLFVLANFSMATFMDPGVYPRADEDEDKDDDFRAPLYKNVEIKGIQVRMKWCATCHFYRPPRCSHCSVCDNCVEDFDHHCPWVNNCIGRRNYRYFFLFLLSLSVHMVGVFTFGLIFVLHHRERLGALHTTVTLVVMCIAGLFFIPVMGLTGFHMVLVARGRTTNEQVTGKFRGGVNPFTKGCCGNVEYVLCSPLAPRYMLDPRKKPHVKIQPPFIRPDLSDRQITIKISDNGIHSTIISSKSKGSLDCLDEKETQPPLPPKADRYNQLKSQLTSSEESSLSGKTHPSTPAMYKFRPSFGTMPKVHYHTAGEKIVMPDDRKTSAIMEEGVRGHDYRSEPNLDLPEYTNAPIHRTFKSSPLQLDSDLNSRSLSLKQAHRRPEKGQLPALQPQTVTSTPYKSVFSPNTLSNRNGSLSYDSLLNPSISPATASECMAHRGMPTMGFHSPYLPTKMCHIREPEMQRQQVAPPYSPVMPPRGVGRQSPHSRDRDPSPVRYDNLSQTIMASIQERKEMEQREKRQMLHGRSQTHIYAQDSGMFEGSGGYGLPPNPCHPDGPRGPGSRGPTPPAYGGSRDNLMGVGLVSYGQRTPVLRHAGSTLGRAPRTSSTSLHTDHSSSNSSQGRATGPEGLYRSPAHQPHSPAMPRSPSYSHQKLSYISALERTDSPRLGGPREAMKVNGQMDCHPSAQGATLSPSRHSNVKKVTGVGGTTYEISV, from the exons GTGCCCCTGGTTGACCAAGGTGATCTCTCCCGCTGTGCCTCTCTACAATGGCCTGGTCTTCCTCTTCGTCTTGGCCAACTTCAGCATGGCGACGTTCATGGACCCTGGTGTTTACCCCAGAG CGGACGAGGACGAGGACAAGGACGATGATTTCCGAGCGCCGCTCTACAAGAACGTGGAGATCAAGGGCATTCAGGTCCGGATGAAGTGGTGCGCCACCTGTCACTTCTACAGGCCGCCTCGCTGCTCGCACTGCAGCGTCTGCGACAactgtgtggag GACTTTGACCACCACTGTCCTTGGGTGAACAACTGCATTGGACGGAGAAACTACCGctacttcttcctcttcctgctttCGTTGAGCGTCCACATGGTGGGAGTTTTCACTTTCGGCCTCATCTTTGTTCTCCACCACAGAGAGAGACTGGGAGCGCTGCACACCACTGTCAC TCTGGTGGTGATGTGTATAGCTGGGCTTTTCTTTATTCCCGTCATGGGTCTTACAGGTTTCCATATGGTGCTTGTGGCTCGAGGTCGAACAACCAATGAACAG GTGACGGGGAAGTTTCGTGGAGGAGTAAATCCCTTCACTAAGGGTTGCTGTGGCAACGTGGAGTATGTCTTATGTAGTCCCCTGGCGCCTAG GTACATGTTGGACCCCAGGAAAAAGCCCCATGTTAAAATTCAGCCCCCGTTCATCAGACCAGACCTCTCAGACAGACAAATTACCATCAAAATTAGCGACAACGGCATCCATAGCACCATCATCAGCTCCAAG TCTAAAGGAAGCCTGGACTGCCTGGATGAAAAAGAAACCCAGCCTCCACTGCCGCCCAAAGCTGACAGGTACAATCAGCTGAAAAGCCAGTTGACCTCCAGCGAAG AAAGTTCTCTGTCTGGTAAGACCCACCCTTCCACTCCAGCCATGTACAAATTCAGGCCGTCCTTTGGCACCATGCCGAAAGTCCACTACCACACTGCTGGAGAGAAG ATTGTTATGCCAGACGACCGGAAGACCTCGGCAATCATGGAAGAGGGTGTGCGTGGTCATGACTACCGATCTGAGCCAAACTTGGACCTGCCTGAGTACACCAACGCTCCCATCCACCGCACCTTCAAGTCCTCTCCCCTCCAGCTGGACTCTGATCTCAACTCCCGCTCACTCAGCCTGAAGCAGGCTCACCGTCGGCCGGAGAAGGGGCAGCTCCCGGCCCTGCAGCCCCAGACAGTCACCTCCACCCCTTACAAAAGCGTCTTCTCTCCCAACACACTCTCCAACCGTAATGGAAGTCTGTCCTATGACAGCCTGCTTAACCCCAGCATCTCCCCAGCCACTGCCAGTGAGTGCATGGCCCACCGTGGTATGCCCACCATGGGCTTCCACTCGCCCTATCTGCCCACCAAAATGTGCCACATCCGGGAACCTGAAATGCAGAGGCAGCAGGTTGCCCCCCCCTACAGCCCAGTGATGCCACCCAGGGGAGTGGGCAGGCAATCCCCTCACTCACGGGACAGGGACCCATCCCCGGTGCGCTACGACAACCTCTCTCAGACCATCATGGCTTCCATCCAGGAGCGAAAGGAGATGGAACAGAGGGAGAAGCGGCAGATGCTGCATGGGCGCTCCCAGACCCATATCTACGCTCAGGACTCTGGCATGTTTGAAGGCTCAGGGGGCTATGGCCTACCCCCAAATCCTTGCCACCCAGATGGGCCTCGCGGCCCCGGTTCCAGAGGACCAACACCCCCGGCCTATGGAGGCTCCAGAGACAACCTGATGGGGGTTGGGCTGGTGAGCTATGGCCAGCGAACCCCTGTGTTGCGCCATGCTGGCTCTACTCTGGGCCGAGCCCCTAGGACTTCATCCACCTCCCTACACACAGATCACAGTAGCTCCAACAGCAGCCAGGGCAGGGCCACTGGCCCTGAAGGCCTTTATCGCTCTCCAGCCCACCAGCCTCACTCCCCTGCTATGCCCCGATCCCCCTCCTACTCCCACCAGAAACTCTCATACATCAGTGCCCTTGAGAGGACAGACTCGCCTCGTCTGGGGGGCCCAAG AGAGGCCATGAAAGTTAATGGGCAGATGGACTGCCACCCGAGTGCCCAGGGTGCCACCCTCAGCCCCAGTCGCCACAGTAACGTCAAAAAGGTGACAGGCGTAGGAGGCACCACCTATGAGATATCAGTGTGA